In Corallococcus macrosporus, the following are encoded in one genomic region:
- a CDS encoding lipase family protein, with amino-acid sequence MPHPNAETALEMLEYCRFAYKAYAQSCVYPMDPFYESHGAGLWQGARDRVLARVHKLRGSEAHVHKFDPIEYELTTPPDPTLGVVYRGGTGDSPYILFHPRELDRSISFSKGVDLGGEDVPIKVEDFFGEKTLLGREHSQATGSKRCCYFQGMTGMTQTHPKAGWPSWLGAAIYDPALQRLVVVFRGSRSGSGGRALGQALVKSTGSPDWVTDMNHLKEARVGRFSNATLSAGFWYAYASCQESLAAACLEAMHGRVPREIIFTGHSLGGALAQCAYLDLVGGELLEKVYAKIKSKVSVTCYALSAPPVVLGAKAKEMLTVHLGGEPQVFHHFSPHDAVHNSKKVNLSAVTAVNSVVANLTHPLTSSIHLGQEIPLKDCTKAFPDAHEPEEVRAGLVALVRKETGAMLPADPGFWPTFDFNPTGMWGMSVRPGVDTLEAHLKIALLTSVSEERARVRAQLWADVVKGSGKKQDGYAVLEDTDGDSFDAFASACELVAELSNPFTENRKQNKTQLRELRNEMIKSYQGASGHKASSSVYFVMLQYLTAAQYGLDLV; translated from the coding sequence GTGCCCCACCCCAATGCCGAGACGGCGCTGGAGATGCTGGAGTACTGCCGTTTCGCCTACAAGGCGTACGCCCAGAGCTGTGTCTACCCGATGGATCCGTTCTACGAATCCCACGGGGCCGGGCTGTGGCAGGGCGCGCGGGACCGGGTGCTGGCCCGGGTGCACAAGCTGCGCGGCAGCGAAGCGCACGTCCACAAGTTCGATCCCATCGAGTACGAGCTGACGACTCCGCCAGACCCTACGCTCGGGGTCGTGTACCGGGGGGGCACTGGCGACTCGCCGTACATCCTCTTCCATCCGAGGGAGCTGGACCGCTCCATCTCCTTCTCCAAGGGCGTGGACCTGGGGGGCGAGGACGTCCCCATCAAGGTTGAGGACTTCTTCGGGGAGAAGACCCTGCTGGGGCGCGAGCACTCGCAGGCGACCGGCTCGAAGCGGTGCTGCTACTTCCAGGGCATGACGGGGATGACCCAGACGCACCCGAAGGCGGGCTGGCCCAGTTGGCTGGGGGCCGCCATCTATGACCCGGCCCTCCAGCGGCTGGTGGTGGTGTTTCGCGGGAGCCGGAGCGGAAGCGGTGGACGCGCGCTGGGGCAGGCGCTGGTCAAGAGCACGGGGAGCCCGGACTGGGTCACCGACATGAACCACCTGAAGGAGGCGCGTGTCGGCCGGTTCAGCAACGCGACGCTCTCCGCCGGCTTCTGGTACGCCTACGCGAGCTGCCAGGAGTCGCTGGCCGCGGCCTGCCTGGAGGCGATGCACGGCCGGGTGCCGCGAGAGATCATCTTCACCGGCCACAGCCTGGGGGGCGCGCTCGCGCAGTGCGCCTACCTGGACCTGGTGGGCGGCGAGCTGCTGGAGAAGGTCTACGCGAAGATCAAGAGCAAGGTGAGCGTCACCTGCTACGCCCTCTCCGCCCCGCCCGTCGTGCTCGGCGCGAAGGCGAAGGAGATGCTCACGGTGCACCTGGGCGGGGAGCCGCAGGTGTTCCACCACTTCTCGCCGCACGACGCCGTGCACAACAGCAAGAAGGTGAATCTCTCCGCGGTGACGGCCGTGAACTCCGTCGTGGCGAACCTCACCCATCCGCTCACGTCCTCCATCCACCTGGGGCAGGAGATTCCGCTGAAGGACTGCACCAAGGCCTTCCCGGACGCGCATGAGCCCGAGGAGGTGCGCGCGGGCCTCGTCGCACTCGTGCGCAAGGAGACCGGAGCGATGCTGCCGGCGGATCCCGGCTTCTGGCCCACGTTCGACTTCAACCCGACGGGCATGTGGGGGATGTCGGTGCGGCCGGGCGTGGACACGCTCGAGGCGCACCTGAAGATCGCGCTGCTGACCAGTGTCTCGGAAGAGCGGGCGCGGGTGCGCGCGCAGCTCTGGGCGGACGTGGTCAAGGGCAGTGGAAAGAAGCAGGACGGCTACGCGGTGCTGGAGGACACGGACGGCGACTCCTTCGACGCCTTCGCCAGTGCCTGTGAGCTGGTCGCGGAGCTCAGCAATCCCTTCACGGAGAACCGCAAGCAGAACAAGACCCAGCTTCGGGAGCTGCGCAACGAGATGATCAAGTCGTACCAGGGGGCCTCGGGCCACAAGGCCTCCTCCAGCGTCTACTTCGTGATGCTCCAGTACCTGACCGCGGCGCAGTACGGGCTCGACCTCGTCTGA
- a CDS encoding MetQ/NlpA family ABC transporter substrate-binding protein, which translates to MRTSFRVLSAFLLFLATSLLGGCKPAPSEPASAHRPLKVGVNPVPHGEILRVAAKVAEREGVRVEVVEFTDYIQPNLALADGQLDANYFQHEPYLERFASERHLALKSVGAVHLEPLALYSLRYRQLAELPEGAKLTLPADPSNAARALHLLAKQGLLTLREGAGADATLQDVVSNPRRLELKEIDAEQQPRTLEDVDAAVINGNYFLEAQKQLHLDAHVLARESATRNPHANVLAVRTGDENRPEVRALVKALQSKEVRRHIEATYGGAIIPAF; encoded by the coding sequence ATGCGCACTTCCTTCCGAGTCCTGTCCGCCTTCCTCCTGTTCCTCGCCACGTCGTTGCTGGGAGGTTGCAAGCCCGCGCCCTCCGAGCCCGCGAGTGCCCACCGGCCGCTGAAGGTCGGCGTCAATCCCGTGCCCCATGGCGAAATCCTCCGCGTCGCGGCGAAGGTCGCGGAGCGGGAAGGCGTGCGGGTGGAGGTGGTGGAGTTCACCGACTACATCCAGCCGAACCTCGCGCTGGCGGATGGCCAGCTCGACGCCAACTACTTCCAGCACGAGCCCTACCTGGAGCGCTTCGCCAGCGAGCGCCACCTCGCGTTGAAGAGCGTGGGCGCGGTGCACCTGGAGCCGCTGGCGCTCTACTCGCTCCGGTACCGGCAGCTCGCGGAGCTGCCCGAGGGCGCGAAGCTCACCCTTCCAGCCGACCCCAGCAACGCCGCGCGGGCCCTGCACCTGCTGGCGAAGCAGGGACTGCTGACGCTGCGTGAGGGCGCGGGAGCGGACGCCACCCTCCAGGACGTAGTGAGCAATCCCCGCAGGCTGGAGCTGAAGGAGATCGACGCCGAGCAGCAGCCGCGCACGCTGGAGGACGTGGACGCCGCCGTCATCAACGGCAACTACTTCCTGGAGGCCCAGAAGCAACTGCACCTGGACGCCCACGTCCTGGCCCGTGAGTCCGCGACGCGCAACCCCCACGCGAACGTGCTGGCCGTCCGGACGGGCGACGAGAACCGCCCGGAGGTCCGTGCGCTGGTGAAAGCGCTCCAGTCCAAGGAGGTGCGCCGCCACATCGAAGCCACCTACGGCGGCGCCATCATCCCGGCCTTCTGA
- a CDS encoding methionine ABC transporter permease yields MGDLPRALGVATLETLYMTSVASVLVALAGLPLGVLLVVTDRGGLWPVPALNRVLGTLVNVGRSIPFIILMVAIVPLTRLLVGTTIGTTAAIVPLVVAAIPFMGRVVEQALREVDAGRVEAAVAMGSTPPRIILRVLLPEALPSLVRGAALVVISLLGYSAMAGAVGGGGLGDLAVKYGYMRFRVDVMWGCLAVLLVLVQLLQWLGERLASRFDHNGSPSPSPDHT; encoded by the coding sequence ATGGGTGACCTGCCGCGAGCGTTGGGGGTGGCCACCCTGGAGACGCTCTACATGACGTCGGTGGCGTCGGTGCTGGTGGCGCTCGCCGGCCTGCCGCTGGGCGTGTTGCTGGTGGTGACGGACCGGGGCGGGCTCTGGCCGGTGCCCGCGTTGAACCGGGTGCTGGGGACGCTGGTGAACGTGGGCCGCTCCATCCCGTTCATCATCCTGATGGTGGCCATCGTGCCGCTCACCCGGCTCCTGGTGGGAACCACCATCGGAACGACGGCGGCCATCGTGCCGCTGGTCGTGGCGGCCATTCCCTTCATGGGCCGGGTGGTGGAGCAGGCCCTGCGCGAAGTGGACGCCGGCCGGGTCGAGGCGGCCGTGGCGATGGGCTCCACGCCCCCGCGCATCATCCTCCGCGTGCTGCTTCCGGAAGCCCTGCCCTCGCTGGTGCGAGGCGCGGCGCTCGTCGTCATCAGCCTGCTTGGCTACAGCGCCATGGCGGGCGCGGTGGGCGGAGGCGGCCTGGGCGACCTGGCGGTGAAGTACGGCTACATGCGCTTTCGCGTCGACGTCATGTGGGGCTGTCTCGCGGTGCTGCTGGTGCTCGTGCAGCTCCTGCAATGGCTGGGAGAGCGTCTGGCCTCCCGCTTCGACCACAACGGCTCCCCCTCCCCTTCTCCTGATCACACGTAA
- a CDS encoding ATP-binding cassette domain-containing protein: MIELRGVGKVFGHGGRRVTALHDVSLHVPQGEVFGVLGRSGAGKSTLLRCANLLERPTTGEVRMAGQDLLSLSPGELRQARQGIGMIFQHFNLFASRTVEGNVAYPLEVMGLSREAIRARVAELLSRVGLSDKARAYPAQLSGGQKQRVGIARALAPRPRVLLSDEATSALDPETTRSVLALLKDLQQQLGLALLLITHQLEVVKALCGSVAVLEGGRLVEQGRVQELLATPESRLRALCFPPLSPQEAAVGQRVELSLTDAHARSPLISTLARRFDVDVLLLEGAVERVGGARVGRLLVELHGAPGAIADARTFLRDQGLTAGEAAHG; encoded by the coding sequence GTGATTGAACTGCGAGGCGTAGGCAAGGTCTTCGGGCACGGCGGCCGGCGCGTGACAGCCCTGCACGACGTGTCGCTGCACGTGCCACAGGGAGAGGTGTTCGGAGTGCTGGGGCGCAGCGGCGCCGGCAAGTCCACCCTCCTTCGCTGCGCCAACCTCCTGGAGCGCCCCACCACGGGCGAGGTGCGGATGGCGGGACAGGACCTGCTGTCGCTGAGCCCCGGCGAGCTGCGGCAGGCGCGACAAGGCATCGGGATGATCTTCCAGCACTTCAACCTGTTCGCCTCGCGCACGGTGGAGGGCAACGTCGCCTATCCCCTGGAGGTGATGGGCCTGTCGCGCGAAGCCATCCGGGCGCGCGTGGCGGAGCTGCTGTCGCGGGTGGGCCTGTCCGACAAGGCGCGCGCGTATCCCGCGCAGCTGTCGGGGGGACAGAAGCAGCGGGTGGGCATTGCCCGCGCCCTGGCGCCCCGTCCGCGTGTCTTGCTTTCGGATGAAGCCACGTCCGCGCTGGATCCGGAGACGACCCGCTCCGTGCTCGCGCTCTTGAAGGACCTCCAGCAACAGCTTGGTTTGGCGCTGCTGCTCATCACCCACCAGTTGGAGGTGGTGAAGGCGCTCTGTGGTTCGGTGGCGGTGCTGGAGGGCGGAAGGCTGGTCGAGCAGGGACGCGTGCAGGAGCTGCTCGCGACGCCGGAGTCCCGGCTCCGTGCGCTGTGCTTTCCGCCGCTCTCCCCGCAGGAAGCCGCCGTGGGCCAGCGCGTGGAGCTGTCCCTGACGGATGCGCATGCCCGCAGTCCGTTGATCAGCACCCTGGCCCGCCGCTTCGACGTGGACGTGCTGCTGCTGGAGGGCGCGGTGGAGCGCGTGGGCGGGGCCCGCGTGGGCCGGCTGCTCGTGGAGCTGCACGGCGCGCCAGGAGCGATAGCGGACGCGCGAACCTTCCTGCGCGACCAGGGGCTGACCGCCGGGGAGGCCGCCCATGGGTGA
- a CDS encoding DUF2917 domain-containing protein → MVDRFTLLNLPWLRALAERLWGPTSEDCQERVSLLEGGLWSRRLRGSSRRLRCEEGEVWLTLEGDPHDHVLGAGDTLSLTAGHVVVQALSGARFNLSGCRTGLPRVDSPRGLDYLHR, encoded by the coding sequence ATGGTGGACCGTTTCACGCTGCTGAATCTCCCCTGGCTGCGAGCGCTGGCCGAACGCCTGTGGGGCCCCACATCCGAGGATTGCCAGGAACGGGTGTCGCTGCTGGAAGGCGGCCTGTGGAGCAGGCGCCTGCGCGGTTCATCGCGAAGGCTGCGCTGCGAGGAGGGAGAGGTCTGGCTCACGCTCGAGGGCGACCCGCACGACCACGTGCTCGGTGCGGGCGACACCCTGTCGCTGACCGCGGGGCACGTGGTGGTTCAGGCGCTGAGCGGCGCACGCTTCAACCTGTCCGGTTGTCGGACAGGTCTGCCTCGGGTTGACAGTCCGCGCGGGCTCGATTACCTCCACCGCTGA
- a CDS encoding PLP-dependent aminotransferase family protein yields MGAGAQSLKLYESVAERLKDAIAAGTLRPGERLPSVRQLSARERVSVSTVLQAYVQLESQGLIETRPQSGHYVRERVRLRLAEPPVSRPPVSATPVTVSDLVSHLYRASREPHIVQLGTAWPAPELLPTRRLSRELGQLAREQQAEGVMYDLPAGSKLLRQQLAKRSLEWGCALGADDFITTNGASEAVHLCLSLVAAARSGDTIAIESPAYYGTLLAIESLGLKALEIPCHPRHGMELDALESALERRRVAAVLVVPSFSNPVGSCMPEDNRRRLVELVTAHDVPLIEDDIYGDLHFGPERPRPCKAFDTRGLVMLCGSFSKTIAPGFRVGFVAPGRFRERMELLKFTQTVASPLLTHAAVARFLESGGYDRHLRGLRRNLASQVEHVAHAVAEHFPQGTRVALPSGGLLLWVQLPPSVDAHALNARALEAGISIAPGSIFSARPDSYRNFIRLSCGQPWTPRIEDAVATLGRMASGLMTTAPRR; encoded by the coding sequence ATGGGTGCAGGTGCGCAGTCCCTGAAGCTCTACGAGAGCGTCGCGGAGCGGCTGAAGGACGCCATCGCCGCGGGCACGCTGCGCCCGGGTGAACGGCTGCCCTCGGTGCGGCAGTTGAGCGCCCGTGAGCGGGTGAGCGTCTCCACCGTGCTCCAGGCCTATGTGCAGTTGGAGTCCCAGGGCCTCATCGAGACGCGGCCCCAGTCCGGCCACTACGTGCGCGAGCGGGTGCGGCTCCGGCTCGCCGAGCCTCCGGTGTCCCGCCCTCCGGTCTCCGCGACGCCTGTCACCGTCAGCGACCTGGTGTCGCATCTGTACCGTGCGTCACGGGAGCCGCACATCGTGCAACTGGGCACCGCGTGGCCGGCGCCGGAGCTGCTGCCCACCCGCAGGCTGTCGCGGGAGTTGGGCCAGCTCGCACGGGAGCAGCAGGCCGAAGGCGTCATGTATGACCTGCCCGCCGGTTCGAAGCTGCTGCGCCAGCAACTGGCGAAGCGCTCGCTGGAGTGGGGCTGCGCGCTGGGCGCCGACGACTTCATCACCACCAACGGGGCTTCCGAAGCGGTGCACCTGTGCCTGTCGCTCGTCGCCGCCGCGCGCAGCGGTGACACCATCGCCATCGAGTCTCCCGCCTACTACGGCACGCTGCTCGCCATCGAGTCATTGGGACTCAAGGCCCTGGAGATTCCCTGCCATCCGCGCCATGGCATGGAGCTGGACGCGCTGGAGTCCGCGCTGGAGCGGCGGCGGGTGGCCGCGGTGCTGGTGGTCCCCAGCTTCAGCAACCCGGTGGGCAGCTGCATGCCGGAGGACAACCGGCGCAGGCTGGTGGAGCTGGTGACCGCTCACGACGTGCCGCTCATCGAGGACGACATCTACGGCGACCTGCACTTCGGTCCGGAGCGTCCCCGCCCGTGCAAGGCCTTCGACACGCGGGGACTGGTGATGCTGTGTGGTTCCTTCTCCAAGACGATCGCCCCGGGCTTCCGCGTGGGCTTCGTGGCCCCGGGCCGGTTCCGGGAGCGCATGGAACTGCTCAAGTTCACGCAGACCGTGGCTTCACCGCTGCTGACCCATGCGGCGGTCGCGCGCTTCCTGGAGAGCGGTGGCTATGACAGACACCTGCGTGGCCTGCGCCGCAACCTCGCCTCGCAGGTGGAGCACGTCGCGCACGCTGTCGCCGAGCACTTCCCCCAGGGCACGCGGGTGGCCCTGCCGTCAGGAGGCCTGCTGCTCTGGGTGCAGCTGCCGCCCTCGGTGGACGCACACGCGCTCAACGCACGCGCCCTGGAGGCGGGCATCAGCATCGCGCCGGGGTCCATCTTCTCCGCGCGGCCGGACTCCTACCGGAACTTCATCCGCCTGAGCTGCGGCCAGCCGTGGACGCCGCGCATCGAGGACGCTGTCGCCACGCTGGGACGGATGGCCTCCGGGCTGATGACGACCGCGCCGCGACGATGA
- a CDS encoding TPR end-of-group domain-containing protein yields MRIPILALSCLFTVACAHAPSSAPTAAGEKTADLPPIEAPAAPMAGWKQAKRASALMYEEKYAEALALYEQIRSKGNADPNAAYSAACAASLLGKRQEALDWLSHAVQSGFRDEARMKKDEDLAPLRDDPAFITLAERMPTLPEPHPYSNEELKRLFTEDQADRQGPFPSKEAWKKISARDAQRRHRVQELLAQGALKEGADFLAAGFIFQHGNTLEDYALARRMGAEAAKRGHPSGLWLAAAAWDRWLMNADRPQRFGTQYKIDPADKAMKLHPVDPSVTDEERARWGFPPLAEIPSVMRMP; encoded by the coding sequence ATGCGAATCCCTATCCTCGCCCTGTCCTGCCTGTTCACCGTCGCATGTGCACACGCTCCCTCCAGCGCGCCCACGGCCGCCGGGGAGAAGACCGCTGACCTTCCCCCCATCGAAGCCCCCGCGGCACCGATGGCGGGCTGGAAGCAGGCGAAGCGGGCCTCCGCCCTGATGTACGAGGAGAAGTACGCGGAGGCCCTGGCCCTCTATGAGCAGATCCGGTCCAAGGGCAACGCGGATCCGAACGCCGCGTACTCGGCCGCGTGCGCGGCGTCGCTGCTCGGAAAGCGGCAGGAGGCGCTGGATTGGCTGTCCCATGCGGTCCAGTCCGGCTTCCGCGACGAGGCCCGGATGAAGAAGGACGAAGACCTCGCGCCGCTGCGTGACGACCCGGCGTTCATCACGCTGGCGGAGCGGATGCCGACGCTGCCGGAACCGCACCCCTATTCCAACGAGGAGCTGAAGCGGCTCTTCACGGAGGACCAGGCGGACCGTCAGGGGCCCTTTCCAAGCAAGGAGGCCTGGAAGAAGATCTCGGCGCGCGATGCCCAGCGGCGGCATCGCGTCCAGGAACTCCTGGCCCAGGGTGCCCTGAAGGAGGGAGCGGACTTCCTCGCGGCGGGGTTCATCTTCCAGCATGGCAACACGCTGGAGGACTACGCCCTGGCACGGCGGATGGGCGCGGAGGCCGCGAAGCGCGGGCACCCCTCGGGCCTGTGGCTGGCCGCGGCGGCGTGGGACCGGTGGCTGATGAACGCGGACCGCCCGCAGCGCTTTGGCACCCAGTACAAGATCGACCCGGCGGACAAGGCCATGAAGCTCCACCCGGTGGACCCCAGCGTGACGGACGAGGAGCGCGCCCGCTGGGGCTTCCCGCCGCTCGCCGAGATTCCCTCCGTCATGCGCATGCCGTGA
- the tam gene encoding trans-aconitate 2-methyltransferase, protein MDWSAAQYTRFEDERNRPIRDLLARVPTPEVKRAADIGCGPGNSTELLRARFPQAAITGMDSSPDMLTAARKRLPDVRFDLGDIATWSDPGPYDVILANAVLQWVPDHSTLLPSLLSKLARGGSLAVQMPDNLDEPSHRLMRQTASEGPWAGKLGAAANARTARLGADWYFRVLRDAGATVDVWRTTYFHPLTGGAGAVVEWFKGSGLRPFLEPLDAGEKTEFLNRYQAGIAKAYPALPDGTVLLPFPRLFIVATS, encoded by the coding sequence ATGGACTGGTCGGCTGCGCAGTACACGCGGTTCGAGGACGAGCGGAACCGTCCCATCCGGGACCTGCTCGCGCGGGTCCCCACGCCCGAGGTGAAGCGCGCGGCGGACATCGGCTGTGGCCCCGGCAACTCCACGGAGCTGCTGCGCGCCCGCTTCCCCCAGGCGGCCATCACCGGCATGGACAGCTCACCGGACATGCTGACCGCGGCGCGCAAGCGGCTGCCGGACGTCCGCTTCGACCTGGGAGACATCGCGACCTGGAGCGACCCGGGCCCCTACGACGTCATCCTCGCGAACGCGGTGCTGCAATGGGTGCCAGACCACTCCACCCTCCTGCCATCGCTCTTGAGCAAGCTGGCGCGGGGCGGAAGCCTCGCCGTTCAGATGCCGGACAACCTGGACGAGCCGTCGCACCGGCTGATGCGGCAGACCGCCAGCGAGGGCCCATGGGCCGGCAAGCTGGGAGCCGCCGCGAACGCGCGGACGGCCCGCCTCGGTGCCGACTGGTACTTCCGCGTGCTGCGTGACGCAGGCGCCACGGTGGACGTCTGGCGCACGACCTACTTCCACCCGCTGACGGGAGGCGCCGGCGCGGTGGTGGAGTGGTTCAAGGGCTCGGGGCTCCGGCCCTTCCTCGAACCGCTCGATGCGGGTGAGAAGACAGAGTTCCTCAATCGCTATCAGGCCGGGATCGCCAAAGCCTATCCTGCCCTGCCGGACGGCACGGTCCTGCTGCCCTTCCCCCGGTTGTTCATCGTCGCGACGTCGTGA